A window of Acidobacteriota bacterium contains these coding sequences:
- a CDS encoding TVP38/TMEM64 family protein: MSKSGLARLALLSILAGLVVYLLFFSGIDRSQFTVESLRRWVRGYGALGPVILVGLYSIRPIFPVISPLPVAIVIGAIYGTLAGTVMVGIGATLAGLFGFYLARFLGGDFVSRKASQGGRLSKLKKKFEEGGWASVMVARFANLPWDLVSFASGLSEIKVRDFFIGTAIPAVPLGFIAVYFGSVFSQVNRLSDLLAPGPLSALAVFAGGIIIPIWIKKRLDPAGAQSQDEKQEAT; this comes from the coding sequence ATGAGCAAGTCAGGCTTGGCGCGTTTGGCCCTTCTTTCGATCTTGGCGGGCCTGGTGGTCTACCTGCTCTTCTTTTCGGGCATCGACCGCTCTCAGTTCACGGTGGAAAGCCTGCGCCGCTGGGTCAGGGGCTACGGCGCGCTGGGGCCGGTGATCCTGGTGGGGCTCTACAGCATCCGTCCCATTTTTCCCGTCATCTCGCCGCTTCCGGTGGCCATCGTCATCGGGGCCATTTACGGCACCTTGGCGGGAACCGTCATGGTGGGAATAGGCGCTACCCTGGCGGGGCTCTTCGGCTTCTATCTGGCCCGTTTTCTGGGAGGTGATTTCGTCAGCCGAAAGGCCTCCCAAGGCGGACGCTTGAGCAAGCTGAAGAAAAAGTTCGAGGAGGGCGGATGGGCCTCCGTCATGGTCGCGCGCTTCGCTAATCTGCCCTGGGACCTGGTCAGCTTCGCCAGCGGACTGAGCGAGATCAAGGTGCGCGATTTCTTTATCGGCACCGCCATCCCGGCTGTGCCTCTGGGATTCATCGCCGTCTATTTCGGCAGCGTTTTCTCGCAGGTGAACCGGCTTTCCGACCTCCTGGCCCCCGGCCCCCTCTCGGCGCTGGCCGTCTTCGCGGGAGGAATCATCATCCCCATCTGGATCAAGAAGCGGCTTGACCCAGCCGGTGCCCAATCCCAAGATGAGAAGCAAGAGGCTACTTGA